GAGGCGGTGAACTTTCCATCAAACGTAAAATTTCCAATCTACTCATGATACAAGGTTCTTTGGCACGGCTTGGCAGGAGGATACCTAGCAAGGAAATCTATCTACAAGAAGCTAAAAAATCTCCTCTGCTTTCCGCCTGGAATAGAAATATTCAGAATTTCTTATTGTACGAACTGGAACCGGTCGGTATACTTTCTAATTCTTTAATGCCCGGGGATACTTTTTACGGTCCGGTGCTCTGCTCTATTCCACCTTTTGTAATAGATTCGGAGCTAAAAAATATGGGAGGAGCGATGAAACCCGCGGGGATCATTGCCAGGATATTTAAGGATCCGAAAGAATTTTTCAAAACCGTCCAAGAAAACAAGATAATGCCCTACTCGACATTACGTTGTCCAGTGCTTGTGATCCGAGCTTTAAAACCGAATTTCAAACCGGGAGATGAACTTTTACCTTCTTCCGCTATCGAGAAGATGAAAGAAAAGATCCAAAATCTAAAAGTTTACGAACTCCCGGACAAAAATCATTATGAATCCGTATTATTGGAAGATAAGGAAAGAGACCTGGAGATTTTCAAATTTTTGAAATATTAAAGCGACTCGTCCCTGTCTTCTTCGATAAAATGGTCTCTTTTAAAAAATACATAAAGCAAAATTAAGATCCCTGTTAAAACTGCCGACGCCAAACGAAGATCATATTCGGATCTTTTGAATATTTTACCTTCTCCAATAGCCGGGATCTTTTTAGGCTGGATCGTAAATCCGTTTTGAGTCGCAAGCTCCTCTACTCGGACCAAATGAATGATCGGAATTCCTAAATTTGCGAATCGTCTCATGACGGAATCTTTTCCGTCTCTGATCACGGGATGTTTCAGATTCAAACCGGGTGAAAATTCTCCCGCATTCTTTTTGGTTCCGACGGAAACAGTCCCTCCGCCCACATTGATATAAGCCTTGTATTTCAGAATAGGGATCTCCGAAGAATATAATCCTATTCTTTCCTCCAGACTTTCCGAGTAGTTTTTAGAATGGAGCATTGTGAGAGAATTTTTGGAGACGGAATTTTGTAGCTTCTTAAACCCTTCTTTCGATATTCCGAAAGCTTGGTCCTCTATTCCTCCCCAACTATAGGCTAAGGACCTATAAGGAAATAACCCTTTGGTATAAAATAATATCTCCATATCCGGCCATAAAAGTTCGGGATCGTTCGCACCCCATTGGGAAGAAGTCATACTAGAGATAATTACGAGTTTCAGTTCCAAAGTTTTAGCGGCGGAATACACTGCAATATTCAAAGCAGGAAAAGAACCGGAAAGAGAAACTGCAACTGTATCTTTTTTTTGAACACCTGCTTGTATCAAATACTCTAAAACTAAAGCGCCAAAGTTCGGATTAATAGAGGTTTGTTTTGCTCGAAGCGATCCTAAATTGCTAGTAATAGGAGTAAAAAATTCTCCGATCAGTCCGGAACCGGAAGGATCAAAATCCAAATCGATCTTTTTGTTCTTAGATCCTTTGTATAGCTTAATCTCTTCGAACGCTTTTTCAGTGAGTTTTGCAGCTTCTATTTTTTCGGAATAGTGTTCTTGTATTTTTTCGGAACGAAAATGTTCCACAAGATACATTCCAAAAATCGAAAATAATGCAAGGACCAGGTAATAGACGACGGATTTGTCGGAAGATTTCCAATACATTCCCTTCAAGGCAATAACTCCTTTCCGAGAAATAAAATTAATATCAAACGAACGATTACGGAAGCAGTGAGTAAAGATGCAAAAGTTTCCAACCAACCTTGTCTATCCATCCAAACTGCGATAAGCCCAGGAATGATATGACCGACCGCCTTTACTTCCGATCCCAGATGGATCATTTCCGTAAAAAACAAGGGAAAAAACCATTCGTTGCAGATTGTATCCAACACGAAGCCGAGCAAGAGAAGAATTGCAGTCCTTCTTTTTCCGTACAATATTACAAATTTTGAAATAATCTTTCCTAAACCGAAAACACAAGCACTCACGAATAATGTCAGAAGAATGCTGATTGGTTCCTGAAATCTTAATGCGAAATACCCCGGGACTACGAGCCCGCCGGCTATCCCGAAAAATTCGGAAAAGAATAAACTGATCCCTAAACCTAATCCTATAGAAATGCTTAATAAATCCATATTAACCTTTCTGCATTTCCTTTCGTTTTAAACATTCCAGAAGTTCTAAACCCAAGCCGCCTATATTCCCAAGCCCGACTACCATCGAATCGGAAGGTAGAGACCTTTCTAAAAAATTTAGTATTTCATTAGCATTTAAATATTTCAGATCTTCTAATTTAGAATTTCTTACATTCAACTTCGAACAGGTCTTTTTAAATACCTCCGTTTCTTCTCCCGTAATCAAAATTAAGTCTGGAATATTCTTATTCCAGGAAAGGATTTCTTTTGCCATTTGTTCCGATCTTTCCGGTCTGTCCTTTCTACAATTAACAAGAGCGACTTTATATTTGAATTCAGTAAATCGGAGGATCGCATTCTCCCAAATATCTGCGGCGGATTTAGGATCGTTCGCCGCAAAACCGTTTGCAAATGCGATTCTTTTTGTCCCAATATCGTATTCCGTAAAGAACGTAGCCCCCAAATCCGGAGAATGGGACCACATTCCTTGGATCGCAATCTCGGGTTTTACCCCCAAGGATCCACATACTTCTAGGGCTAAAACAACGTTTTCGGGATGTTCATAATATGCAAAACCTTGCATATAATTTAGATCAGCATATTTTTCGAGACGAGCGGGAACAATTTCCGTATTCTTTCTTTTACTTATCTTTTCAAAAAACGGAAAAAACTCCTTTTCCGAAGTGAATAAGATTTTTGATTCCGGGATGGAGCCGCTTATAGCCAAAGCTACGTCCTTCTTCTCAGGGCCCATAATTTCCAAATGATCTTCTCTTACATTCGTGATGACTGCATGAGTAGCCTTGATTAATTTTTCTTCCGAAACTTTCTGATTAAACGGCAGAAGAGCCATACATTCCAAAACGATTACATTCGCCCCTTGCCTAACTGCTTCTTTGATCGCAAACTTCTGCTCTAAAATGTTGGGAGCGCCATATCTGATGATATTTTTTTCATCACCGTTAGGCAGGATCAGTCTAGGAACTGTTCCTGTGGTTTTAGCAAGAACGGAGAACCCGCCTTCTTTTAAACCGGATGCAATGAGTCTTGTGACTGAACTTTTTCCTCGAGTTCCGTTTACATGTATTCGGACCGGGATCTTGTTCCTTCTGGCGATATGAAAAATATATTCTACCGATCCGAATCCCAATATGATCAGGAGCAATGGAAATAATATAAGAAATTCGGACACGTAAAGAAGGTCCTTCCAAATAAGCTCTTAGGTCAACTTAGATTAGGTCAGGTTTAAAGAAATCAATGTGATATCGTCTTGTGGATCCTTTTCTCCCAAATGGGCTTTCATTTCCTTTATGATCTGAGAATGTAATTCTAGTCCGCTCAGTCCGGACTCTTTGTAAATTTTTTCGATCCGTTCTTCTCCGAAAGGATTTTGTTCGGAATCGAATTCCTCAAAGATCCCGTCGGTTAACATTAATATGGAATCTCCCTCCGAATAATCGTATTCTTCTTCCAGATATTCCATTTTTGCATTCAAACCTAAAAGAGATCCCGTTCTTTCCAAAGGTTTAATCCCTGATTTGGACTTCCATAAAAGTGCCGGGTGACCTCCGGATGCGAATCTGATTTTTCTTTCTACCGTATCCACATCCAAGATAAAACAGGAAAAATACATCTGCAGATTTTTGAAATTTCTGCAATAATCTATATTGATCCCTTTGATCAGTTCTAAAGGAGAATCAGCCAAATATTTTAGAGGTTCGTAAACCCCCTTGATTGTCATCGTCACAAGTGCAGCCTGGACCCCATGACCGGTAGCATCTGCCAGGATTACCCTAAGGACTCCGGGACGAAATTCGAATATATCGAACCAATCCCCTCCAACTTCCATTACCGGAACGTAATTTACAAAAGTCTGAACTCCCGGAATGGAATAATCGATCGGAGGAAGCAAACTGTTCTGCACTCTTTTAGCCAGATTCAATTCCTCTTTCATTAAACGATAAAATTTGGAAAGTTCTTTAGACCGGGATTCCACTTCCGCTTCCAAATTTTGTAGGAGGTCCAACCTTTCTCTGTCGACCGTTTTGAGCTCTTCTACTGTTCCCCTTAATTTCCTTTGGATAAAAATTCTGTCGGTAATATCTCGAAGAATAAGAGTATATCCTTTTCCGGAAGAAGTGTTTACTTTGGAGACGGAAACTTCTAAAATGGGTTCCGTTCCGTTCTTACGTCTCGCACGAAGTGGACCAAAGATCCCCCGGTCCGGATTTTCCCCCACCTGATATAATACTTTGGAAATATATTTTTTATGTCTGGATGGAAGTAGAAAATCCAAAGACTTTCCATTTACTTCCCAGGAAGAATATCCAAATAACTTCTCCGCTGCAGGGTTCATCATTACGATTTCCATAGATTCGTTCACGGAAAGAATGGAATCTAAAGAAGTTCTTACAAGTTCGGAAAGCCTTTCTTCCGATTCCTTGAGTTTGACTTCTCCTTCTTTTCTAGAAGTTACATCACGCAAGTAAACCGCTATGTCTTCGATAGAGGGAAAGATGCGGACCTCGTACCAGATATTCTCCTTTGGATCTAAGATCTCCAGATCTTTGGGGAGTCCGGAATGCATTGACTCTATCATAGCGGGGAATAAGGAAGTGTAATTGAATTGAGGAAGTATTTCGGGCAATCTTTTGCCGACTAAATTCTCCCGGATAATATCCAGCAGTTTTTCGGCTTCGAAGTTGGCGTATAATATCCTGAGCTCTCTGTCTAAGGACAAAAATGCGTCCGTAATTCTTTCTAAGATCCGAATTACATCTTTTCTAGAAGCGGATTGGAAAGGAGTTCGGATTCCGGAAGTTTTTTCCTCTGCTTCTGACATAGGAGATCAAAAGTATCTCCTCGCCTAAAGCAAGGTCAAGAAATCTTTTCCGAAGCCGGGATCATGATATGAAATGTGGCGAACTCATCCTCGGAACTTTCTACCTCTATCTCTCCGCCCATTTCCCGAACGATCTCATAGCTGACTGAAAGTCCTAACCCGGTTCCGACCGAGGTTGGTTTTGTGGTGAAGAATGGATCGAAAATCCGATTTAGATTCTCTTCGCAGATCCCGAGTCCCCAATCTTTGACAGTGACCCTAACAAACCGGGTATCTCCCCTCTCAACAACCGATTGTGATACTTGGAACTTCTTAAGATCGGTCTCAAAAGGGTATTTTTCGTTCAAAGAGTCTCGTGCGTTAGTGATCAAGTTTAGAAAAACCTGTTTTAGTTTTTGAGGTTCACCGATCACAAGCGGGATTTCGGTGTTTGTGTCCACCAAACTGTCTAATCCTTCTACTCGAATCCCATCCCGTACCAAAAATGGCATTAGAAGCTGAATGGAAGAATATAATATTTCTCCCGTGGAAACGTGGGCCTTTAAACCTTCTTCTTTATGAGCAAAACCTAATAGACTTCTTACGATCCCGGAAATTCTTTCACTTTCCCGGATGATCACTTCCATATTTTTGGAAAGAGATTCGTTCTCTTCTACCTGAGTGCGAACAAGTTCGGCGTAATTTAATATACCTGTAAGAGGATTATTAATCTCGTGCGCAACACCTGCGGCCAAAGTCCCCAAAGCTTCCAACTTTTGTCTATGTCTTTGAGACTCCATTCTTCTCAAACGATCTGAATCTGACTCTTTTTGTTGAGTGGTATCGGAGATCGCAAGTAAGATTGCGCTGATCTCTCCCTGTTTAGTAACGGGAGAAATTCTAATATAATAATGGCTTCTTTTGCCGGTGAAACTACTCCATTCCTCGAATGCTTCCGGCTTTCCTGTGCTCAATACTCTGGAAATCACAGACTGTAATTTTAATGAATCAGATGTTTTTAATACTTCGAAAAAGTTTTTCCCTTGGATCTCTTCTGCAGGAACGCCGGTAAACGTTTTATTGATGAATAATACATTCCCGTTCAGATCCATGATAACCACAAAATCCATTCCCTCCATCAGGAAAGAACGCCAGCGATAGTCAGAATCTTCTAAAGAATAATCCTTTAGAAGTCCTTCTTCATCCAACTCTTGTAATTGGACAAGGACTCTACCTTCTTCCGTCGGGATCCTGTTCGCTCTTACATATACTTTCTTATATCCGTTTACGGAAAGAAGTCTTGTTCTTGCGGAAAACACTTTAGGGACTTCATGCTTAAATCTGTCCATGAATGCGTCCATCAGGCTTTCCGTATCGTCCGGATGCGCGAACTGGGACCATTTCATTCTTCCTTCTATCTCCGTTTTTTTTCTTCCGGAGATGTCTTCGAACTTTTGGTTTACTAAGGCAATTGTCCCATCCGCTTCCACTAAAAAAGCAGCTAACGGTTGGTATTCAAATAGAGTACGATATTGGGAAGAAGATGCGTTGGTTAATGTGTGTTCTTGATTCAAAACCTTCTTCCTCCCCATTTTCTCTGTATAATAAATGGGAAGAGAGAGCTTGTTTAAATATTACAATTTTAGAAAAAAAAGATGAACTAGGATAAGTTGAGATGCAGGTTTGTCGTGAATTGGAGTGAAATCGTGATAATTTACTACTGTTGCTTCTTATCCGTTAGAATAGAAGCAACAGATTTAACACAGAATTGTCAGTAAACTTTCAGTAATTCTACTTCGAAGATCAGGGTAGAATTCGGAGGGATGGTGCCGGCTCCTGAGCTTCCGTAGCCCATTTCGGGAGGGATGGTCAATTTACGGACCCCACCTTCTTTCATACCTTGGACCCCTTTATCCCAGCCTCGGATCACTTGTCCAGCACCTAGGTCAAAACGGAACGGGGTTCCTCTGTCTTTGGAGCTATCGAATTTTTTTCCGTTGGTAAGCCAACCTGTATAGTGAACTGTTACGTTAGACCCATTGAAGGCCTCTTTTCCGGTCCCCTTTTTGATGTCTTTAATCACCAGACCGCTGCCTTGAGCGAATACTCCCAGGCTCAGAACGAATGCTGAGATTAAAATTGCGGTTAATATATGGATTCTTTTTAAATTCATTTTCCTCTACCTCCAGTACGTCTGACCGAACTTCCAAAACCTCCTGTGGTCTGGCTACCATGTACCTTATTGTGACTTGGCCCACCTTTCACAGTTTGTTTTTTATCGAATTCCTTTTTCCATTCATCGGCGTCTACCACCGTTAATACTTTTCCGGAAACCTCGTACTTGTTTAAAGCTTCCAGGGCCTTTTTTGCCGCCCCATCTTCCATTTCTAAAGAACCGTAACCCAAAGATCTCCCCGTGAGTTTATCCTTTTTAATGGAAATATGTTCGGCCTTTCCGTATTTGGAGAATAATTTTTCCAAATCTTCTTCCTTCCATTCCTGGGGAAGATTGCCCACTGAAATCTTCATACCGCCTCCTTTCTATAGTCCGTCCCGAAACATAGGTACCCAATATGTATTTGATTTCGGGCTTCAAGAACCTGGCCGTTAGACAGGTTCTTATTTCGCGACGATCGATTCACCGGTCCTTCGCTTTCTAAAAAACCGGTTAGATCACCCATTCTTTCAGGTCGGGGGGAAATCGAAAGCGCATTTCATATTCTGTATTTTGAAAAAGAAACCCGCGGAAATTTGGGTTGAGGCTCCTACTTTGCCTTAAATACTACCCAAAACACCCTTTCGGGATAGGACTACATGGATATCTTCTTAATCATCGTAGCAGTTATGGCTGTACTCGGGGTAATGGACTTACTCGTCGGAGTTTCCAATGACGCAGTGAACTTTACGAATTCAGCAGTCGGTTCTAGAGCGGCTTCCAGAAAAATCATCCTAATCGTTTCTACATTCGGTATCTTACTCGGAGCATTGAGTTCCAGCGGAATGATGGAGGTCGCAAGAAAAGGGATCTTTCATCCTGAATTTTTCAGCCTTGCAGAGTTGATGTTCTTATTCTTAGCTGTGATGGTTTCAGATATCATCCTTCTGGACTTATACAATACTTTAGGACTTCCTACTTCTACTACCGTGTCTTTGGTGTTCGAATTATTAGGCGCGTCTTTGGTTTTGGCGCTTCTCAAAGCGGATACATTAAACGATGCATTTAAGATCATAAACTCGGAGTCCGCATTAAAAATCATCTTTGGGATCGCACTGTCTGTGATACTCGCATTCTTTGCGGGATTGATACTGATGTTCTTCTTCCGATTGATTTTCAGTTTCCGTTTGGATAAAACGATGAGATGGTTCGGGGGAATATTTTCCGGGCTCGCGGTCACAGTTGTGATCTTCTTCATTCTTCTTACGGCAATGAAAGGGTCCACTTTTTTAAACAATGAAACATTAGCTTGGATCCAGGCCAATTTTAAGACCATTCTCGTATTAAGCTTTATAGGTTTTTCAATTCTATTT
This genomic stretch from Leptospira licerasiae serovar Varillal str. VAR 010 harbors:
- a CDS encoding alpha/beta hydrolase; the protein is MLQFGSDSKIATLPSGIRIAYRIFPGKSKVPLFCVHGLTGNLKNFEPIAQGLSKKGITVIVYDLRGRGNSDKPKEEYSARIHAQDLKELSTILGYSKISILSHSLGAWITLRFAEKFSSFLEKAVLIDGGGELSIKRKISNLLMIQGSLARLGRRIPSKEIYLQEAKKSPLLSAWNRNIQNFLLYELEPVGILSNSLMPGDTFYGPVLCSIPPFVIDSELKNMGGAMKPAGIIARIFKDPKEFFKTVQENKIMPYSTLRCPVLVIRALKPNFKPGDELLPSSAIEKMKEKIQNLKVYELPDKNHYESVLLEDKERDLEIFKFLKY
- the pgsW gene encoding poly-gamma-glutamate system protein — its product is MYWKSSDKSVVYYLVLALFSIFGMYLVEHFRSEKIQEHYSEKIEAAKLTEKAFEEIKLYKGSKNKKIDLDFDPSGSGLIGEFFTPITSNLGSLRAKQTSINPNFGALVLEYLIQAGVQKKDTVAVSLSGSFPALNIAVYSAAKTLELKLVIISSMTSSQWGANDPELLWPDMEILFYTKGLFPYRSLAYSWGGIEDQAFGISKEGFKKLQNSVSKNSLTMLHSKNYSESLEERIGLYSSEIPILKYKAYINVGGGTVSVGTKKNAGEFSPGLNLKHPVIRDGKDSVMRRFANLGIPIIHLVRVEELATQNGFTIQPKKIPAIGEGKIFKRSEYDLRLASAVLTGILILLYVFFKRDHFIEEDRDESL
- the pgsC gene encoding poly-gamma-glutamate biosynthesis protein PgsC, producing MDLLSISIGLGLGISLFFSEFFGIAGGLVVPGYFALRFQEPISILLTLFVSACVFGLGKIISKFVILYGKRRTAILLLLGFVLDTICNEWFFPLFFTEMIHLGSEVKAVGHIIPGLIAVWMDRQGWLETFASLLTASVIVRLILILFLGKELLP
- the pgsB gene encoding poly-gamma-glutamate synthase PgsB; amino-acid sequence: MSEFLILFPLLLIILGFGSVEYIFHIARRNKIPVRIHVNGTRGKSSVTRLIASGLKEGGFSVLAKTTGTVPRLILPNGDEKNIIRYGAPNILEQKFAIKEAVRQGANVIVLECMALLPFNQKVSEEKLIKATHAVITNVREDHLEIMGPEKKDVALAISGSIPESKILFTSEKEFFPFFEKISKRKNTEIVPARLEKYADLNYMQGFAYYEHPENVVLALEVCGSLGVKPEIAIQGMWSHSPDLGATFFTEYDIGTKRIAFANGFAANDPKSAADIWENAILRFTEFKYKVALVNCRKDRPERSEQMAKEILSWNKNIPDLILITGEETEVFKKTCSKLNVRNSKLEDLKYLNANEILNFLERSLPSDSMVVGLGNIGGLGLELLECLKRKEMQKG
- a CDS encoding SpoIIE family protein phosphatase, coding for MSEAEEKTSGIRTPFQSASRKDVIRILERITDAFLSLDRELRILYANFEAEKLLDIIRENLVGKRLPEILPQFNYTSLFPAMIESMHSGLPKDLEILDPKENIWYEVRIFPSIEDIAVYLRDVTSRKEGEVKLKESEERLSELVRTSLDSILSVNESMEIVMMNPAAEKLFGYSSWEVNGKSLDFLLPSRHKKYISKVLYQVGENPDRGIFGPLRARRKNGTEPILEVSVSKVNTSSGKGYTLILRDITDRIFIQRKLRGTVEELKTVDRERLDLLQNLEAEVESRSKELSKFYRLMKEELNLAKRVQNSLLPPIDYSIPGVQTFVNYVPVMEVGGDWFDIFEFRPGVLRVILADATGHGVQAALVTMTIKGVYEPLKYLADSPLELIKGINIDYCRNFKNLQMYFSCFILDVDTVERKIRFASGGHPALLWKSKSGIKPLERTGSLLGLNAKMEYLEEEYDYSEGDSILMLTDGIFEEFDSEQNPFGEERIEKIYKESGLSGLELHSQIIKEMKAHLGEKDPQDDITLISLNLT
- a CDS encoding PAS domain-containing sensor histidine kinase — protein: MNQEHTLTNASSSQYRTLFEYQPLAAFLVEADGTIALVNQKFEDISGRKKTEIEGRMKWSQFAHPDDTESLMDAFMDRFKHEVPKVFSARTRLLSVNGYKKVYVRANRIPTEEGRVLVQLQELDEEGLLKDYSLEDSDYRWRSFLMEGMDFVVIMDLNGNVLFINKTFTGVPAEEIQGKNFFEVLKTSDSLKLQSVISRVLSTGKPEAFEEWSSFTGKRSHYYIRISPVTKQGEISAILLAISDTTQQKESDSDRLRRMESQRHRQKLEALGTLAAGVAHEINNPLTGILNYAELVRTQVEENESLSKNMEVIIRESERISGIVRSLLGFAHKEEGLKAHVSTGEILYSSIQLLMPFLVRDGIRVEGLDSLVDTNTEIPLVIGEPQKLKQVFLNLITNARDSLNEKYPFETDLKKFQVSQSVVERGDTRFVRVTVKDWGLGICEENLNRIFDPFFTTKPTSVGTGLGLSVSYEIVREMGGEIEVESSEDEFATFHIMIPASEKIS
- a CDS encoding FKBP-type peptidyl-prolyl cis-trans isomerase, coding for MNLKRIHILTAILISAFVLSLGVFAQGSGLVIKDIKKGTGKEAFNGSNVTVHYTGWLTNGKKFDSSKDRGTPFRFDLGAGQVIRGWDKGVQGMKEGGVRKLTIPPEMGYGSSGAGTIPPNSTLIFEVELLKVY
- a CDS encoding RNA recognition motif domain-containing protein, whose product is MKISVGNLPQEWKEEDLEKLFSKYGKAEHISIKKDKLTGRSLGYGSLEMEDGAAKKALEALNKYEVSGKVLTVVDADEWKKEFDKKQTVKGGPSHNKVHGSQTTGGFGSSVRRTGGRGK